In one Pseudomonas sp. 31-12 genomic region, the following are encoded:
- a CDS encoding polyurethanase, with protein MGLFDYKNADGKALYSDAIALTLYAYTPTGQPLPATGWAPIGATQLGYQGKVGAQGTFYGEKDGFTSAEAEVLGKYDAAGKLIGIGIAFRGTGGLGYSDTFGDMKNNLLAAVGPVDYATNYAKNAFDNLLKDVAAFSIAHGLSAKDVMVSGHSLGGLGVNSLAELSGNNWGGFFKDANYIAFASPTQSATGKNVLNIGYENDPVFRVLDGTTFSSGSLGKHDGHQDSATNNIVNFNDQYASTAQNLVPFSILNPLNWSAHGSLGYADGLNRVIDSRFYDLTDKDSTLIVSNLAESSRGNIWVEDLGRSGEPHTGGTFIIGTDSNDLLKGGAGNDFIEGRDGNDRFRDDGGYNILLGGKGSNTFELQKPLQNFSVANDGDGTLYVRDAYGGLSMTRDIGALVSKEPGSWWGSKEVTYSVTANGLLNGSELTHYNHSLNGDAYGNTLAASVDGDWLFGNAGDDLLRSDKSQVTFVGGAGNDVMQASGGNNTFLFSGAFGFDAINGYQGNDKLVFLGVQGAGQGYDYKQHASQSGHDTVLKIGDFAVTLVGVGLDGLSASGITFA; from the coding sequence ATGGGACTGTTTGATTACAAAAATGCAGATGGCAAGGCGTTGTACAGCGACGCCATCGCGCTGACGCTGTACGCGTACACGCCCACCGGTCAGCCGCTGCCGGCTACCGGATGGGCGCCGATTGGCGCTACGCAGCTGGGTTATCAAGGCAAGGTCGGTGCTCAGGGCACCTTCTATGGCGAGAAGGACGGCTTCACCAGCGCCGAAGCCGAAGTGCTCGGCAAGTACGACGCGGCGGGCAAGCTGATCGGTATCGGCATTGCCTTCCGTGGTACCGGCGGCCTGGGGTACAGCGACACCTTCGGTGACATGAAAAACAACCTGCTGGCCGCCGTCGGCCCGGTGGATTACGCGACGAACTACGCGAAAAACGCCTTCGACAACTTGCTCAAGGACGTTGCCGCGTTTTCGATAGCCCATGGCCTGAGCGCCAAAGACGTCATGGTCAGCGGCCACAGTTTGGGCGGGTTGGGCGTCAACAGCCTCGCCGAACTGAGCGGCAACAACTGGGGCGGGTTCTTCAAGGACGCCAACTACATCGCGTTCGCTTCGCCGACCCAGAGCGCCACGGGCAAAAACGTGCTGAATATCGGCTACGAAAACGACCCGGTCTTCCGGGTGCTCGACGGCACCACGTTCAGCAGCGGTTCCCTGGGCAAGCACGATGGACATCAGGACTCGGCGACTAACAACATCGTCAACTTCAATGACCAGTACGCGTCCACGGCGCAGAACCTGGTGCCGTTCAGCATCCTCAATCCGCTGAACTGGTCGGCCCACGGCTCATTGGGTTACGCCGACGGTTTGAACCGGGTGATCGACTCGCGCTTCTACGACCTCACCGACAAGGACTCGACGCTCATCGTGTCCAACCTGGCGGAATCGTCCCGGGGCAACATCTGGGTCGAGGACCTCGGCCGCAGCGGCGAGCCGCACACTGGCGGCACCTTCATCATCGGTACCGACAGCAACGATTTGCTCAAGGGCGGCGCCGGTAATGACTTCATCGAGGGTCGCGACGGTAACGACCGGTTTCGCGATGACGGTGGCTACAACATTCTGCTGGGCGGCAAGGGTAGCAACACCTTCGAGTTGCAGAAGCCGTTGCAGAACTTCAGTGTTGCCAACGATGGCGACGGCACGCTGTACGTGCGTGATGCCTACGGCGGCCTCAGCATGACCCGCGACATCGGCGCGCTGGTGAGCAAGGAGCCGGGTTCATGGTGGGGCAGCAAGGAGGTGACTTACAGCGTCACCGCCAATGGCTTGCTCAATGGCAGCGAATTGACCCACTACAACCACTCGCTCAACGGTGACGCCTACGGCAATACACTGGCGGCCAGCGTCGACGGCGACTGGTTGTTCGGTAACGCCGGCGACGATTTGCTGCGCAGCGACAAAAGCCAGGTGACCTTTGTCGGTGGCGCGGGCAACGACGTGATGCAGGCTTCGGGTGGCAACAACACCTTCCTGTTCAGCGGCGCCTTCGGTTTTGACGCGATCAATGGCTACCAGGGCAACGACAAGCTGGTGTTCCTCGGCGTACAGGGCGCGGGGCAGGGCTACGACTACAAGCAACACGCTTCGCAGTCGGGTCATGACACGGTGCTGAAGATTGGCGATTTTGCCGTGACCCTGGTAGGCGTGGGGCTGGACGGCCTGTCGGCTTCAGGCATTACGTTTGCGTAA
- a CDS encoding polyurethanase: protein MGVYDYKNFGTADSKALFTDAMAITLYSYHNLDNGFATGYQHNGFGLGLPATLVTALLGGTDSQGVIPGIPWNPDSEKAALEAVQKAGWTPITASQLGYDGKVDARGTFFGEKAGYTSAQVEILGKYDAQGHLTEIGIAFRGTSGPRETLISDSIGDVINDLLAALGPKDYAKNYVGEAFGNLLGDVMAFAQTNGLSGKNVLVSGHSLGGLAVNSLADLSTDKWSGFYKDSNYIAYASPTQSSTDKVLNVGYENDPVFRALDGSSFNLSSVGVHDAAKASATDNIVSFNDHYASTAWNVLPFSILNIPTWISHLPTAYGDGMNRVIESKFYDLTSKDSTIIVANLSDPARANTWVQDLNRNAETHKGSTFIIGSDGNDLIQGGKGNDYLEGRDGNDSFRDGGGYNILLGGKGSNVLDLQQSVKSFDFANDGTGNLYVRDASGGISITRDIGSIVTKEPGFLWGLFKDDVTHSVTANGLAVGNNLTAYASSVKGGAGADTLKAHATGDWLFGLDGNDHLIGGQGNDVFVGGTGNDLMESGGGIDTFLFSGAFGQDRVLGYQANDKLVFLGVQGVAPNDDYRAHATAVGQDTVLTFGADSVTLVGVGLESLAGSGIVIA, encoded by the coding sequence ATGGGTGTGTATGACTACAAAAACTTCGGTACAGCCGATTCCAAAGCGTTATTCACCGACGCGATGGCGATCACGCTGTATTCCTATCACAACCTCGACAACGGCTTTGCCACCGGTTACCAGCACAACGGCTTCGGCCTTGGCTTGCCGGCGACCCTGGTCACCGCGCTTCTGGGCGGCACCGATTCCCAGGGCGTAATCCCGGGCATTCCATGGAACCCCGATTCGGAAAAAGCCGCACTGGAAGCCGTGCAAAAAGCCGGCTGGACACCCATCACCGCCTCGCAACTGGGCTATGACGGCAAGGTCGACGCTCGCGGAACGTTCTTCGGCGAGAAGGCCGGGTACACCAGCGCGCAGGTCGAGATCCTCGGCAAGTACGATGCTCAGGGCCATCTGACCGAAATCGGTATCGCCTTTCGCGGCACCAGCGGCCCGCGAGAAACCTTGATCAGCGACTCCATCGGCGACGTGATCAACGATCTGCTGGCGGCGCTCGGCCCCAAGGATTATGCGAAAAACTACGTGGGCGAAGCTTTTGGCAATCTGCTCGGCGACGTCATGGCCTTTGCCCAGACCAATGGCCTGTCGGGCAAAAACGTGCTGGTCAGCGGCCACAGCCTCGGCGGGCTGGCGGTCAACAGTCTGGCTGACTTGAGCACGGACAAGTGGTCCGGGTTCTACAAGGATTCCAACTACATCGCCTACGCGTCCCCGACCCAGAGCAGCACCGACAAAGTGCTCAACGTCGGCTATGAAAACGACCCGGTGTTTCGTGCCCTCGACGGATCATCCTTCAACCTGTCGTCGGTGGGCGTGCACGATGCCGCCAAGGCTTCGGCGACCGATAACATCGTCAGTTTCAACGACCACTACGCCTCGACAGCGTGGAATGTGCTGCCGTTCTCCATCCTCAACATCCCGACCTGGATTTCGCACTTGCCGACCGCCTATGGCGACGGCATGAACAGGGTGATCGAATCGAAGTTCTACGACCTCACCAGCAAGGACTCGACGATCATCGTCGCCAATCTCTCGGACCCGGCGCGCGCCAACACCTGGGTTCAGGACTTGAATCGCAACGCTGAAACTCACAAGGGCAGCACGTTCATCATCGGCAGCGACGGCAACGACCTGATTCAGGGCGGCAAGGGCAACGACTACCTGGAGGGTAGGGACGGCAACGACAGCTTCCGCGACGGTGGCGGCTACAACATCCTGCTGGGGGGCAAGGGCAGCAACGTGCTGGACTTGCAGCAGTCGGTGAAAAGTTTCGATTTTGCCAATGACGGCACGGGCAACCTCTACGTCCGTGATGCCAGTGGCGGCATCAGCATTACCCGGGACATCGGCAGCATTGTCACCAAGGAACCGGGGTTCCTGTGGGGGCTGTTCAAGGATGACGTGACGCACAGCGTGACGGCCAATGGTCTGGCGGTCGGCAACAACCTGACCGCGTACGCGTCATCGGTGAAGGGCGGCGCGGGGGCCGATACGCTCAAGGCGCATGCAACGGGCGACTGGCTGTTTGGTCTGGACGGCAACGATCATTTGATTGGCGGCCAGGGCAACGATGTGTTTGTCGGCGGGACGGGGAATGACCTGATGGAATCGGGAGGCGGGATCGATACGTTCCTGTTCAGCGGTGCGTTCGGCCAGGACCGGGTGCTGGGGTATCAGGCAAACGACAAGCTGGTGTTCCTCGGGGTTCAGGGGGTAGCGCCGAATGATGACTATCGGGCTCATGCCACGGCGGTGGGGCAGGATACGGTGCTGACGTTTGGCGCTGATTCGGTAACGTTGGTGGGGGTTGGGCTGGAGAGTTTGGCTGGCTCAGGGATTGTAATCGCCTGA
- a CDS encoding YgdI/YgdR family lipoprotein, translating into MNIKTLGLPLAAAAFLALAGCSTPTVVTLQNGTQYLTKDMPKTKTKDGFYEFEDISGAKVKVNANDVATVREED; encoded by the coding sequence ATGAATATCAAGACTCTGGGTTTGCCTTTGGCAGCGGCGGCCTTCCTGGCCCTGGCCGGTTGCTCCACGCCAACGGTCGTGACGTTGCAGAACGGCACCCAGTATTTGACCAAGGACATGCCGAAAACCAAGACCAAGGACGGCTTCTATGAGTTCGAGGATATTTCTGGCGCGAAAGTGAAGGTCAATGCCAACGACGTGGCCACGGTTCGCGAGGAAGACTGA
- a CDS encoding VRR-NUC domain-containing protein encodes MTANPLDDPFYYLNNFMQVLDWLEHRYADVLSVEEQAFIRDFRRQPRESRALLVRMVMRKGLHFRAGKLSYLEIGDIASAAEPLLAAGWISDQSPLQIEELFDVLLKAEILHCFGAVIEQPKGKKTEWLAFLSEQFCEAQSFAQWCPQLNDRLFTLTLMDLCDRLRLMFFGNLYQDWSEFVLADLGIFTYEKVEFCVESRGLRCREDVDACLFLHHCQQRFEAGEDVAVIVEQINELQLDNPWLQRRRGKLLFQIGQHCERMADFSTALTIYRDCVYPGARVRLIRVLERCGEYQLALHLAMHAEQSPESATEHQHLLRVLPRLRRKLGGPAMKRPSPREMLRLDLQLPRTDLALSVEYYVQAHLAEDSAPVHYVENSLINSLFGLLCWPAIFAPLPGAFFHPFQRGPVDLLNEDFHARRADLFEACLAELDDGRYLETIRERYVAKWGVQSPFVFWGALSEELLDQALDCLPAEHLKHWFNRLLLDIKANRAGMPDLIQFWPQHKTYRMIEVKGPGDRLQDNQLRWLEFCHEHQMPIAVCYVQWAEQSA; translated from the coding sequence GTGACTGCAAATCCTCTCGACGACCCGTTCTATTACTTGAACAACTTCATGCAAGTGCTTGATTGGCTTGAACATCGCTATGCCGATGTGCTGAGCGTCGAGGAGCAAGCCTTCATCCGTGATTTCCGTCGGCAACCCCGCGAGTCCCGGGCGCTGCTGGTCAGGATGGTGATGCGCAAGGGCCTGCATTTCAGGGCCGGCAAATTGAGTTACCTCGAAATCGGTGACATTGCCAGCGCTGCCGAGCCGTTGCTGGCGGCAGGCTGGATCTCTGATCAGTCGCCGTTGCAGATCGAGGAACTGTTCGACGTTCTGCTCAAGGCCGAGATTCTTCACTGCTTCGGTGCGGTCATTGAGCAACCGAAAGGCAAGAAGACCGAATGGCTGGCGTTCCTGAGCGAGCAGTTTTGCGAAGCACAAAGCTTCGCGCAATGGTGCCCGCAGCTGAACGACCGACTGTTCACGTTGACTCTTATGGACCTGTGTGACCGCTTGCGGCTGATGTTCTTCGGCAACCTGTATCAGGATTGGTCGGAGTTCGTGCTGGCCGATCTCGGCATCTTTACCTATGAGAAAGTCGAGTTCTGCGTCGAGTCCCGAGGCTTGCGCTGCCGTGAAGACGTGGACGCCTGCCTGTTCCTGCATCACTGCCAGCAACGTTTCGAGGCCGGTGAAGACGTGGCGGTCATTGTCGAGCAGATCAACGAATTGCAACTCGATAACCCTTGGCTGCAACGACGTCGCGGCAAGTTGTTGTTCCAGATCGGTCAGCACTGCGAACGCATGGCGGATTTCTCCACGGCGCTGACGATTTACCGCGACTGCGTCTATCCCGGCGCACGCGTGCGACTTATTCGTGTGCTGGAGCGCTGCGGTGAATATCAGTTGGCCCTGCACTTGGCCATGCACGCGGAACAATCGCCGGAAAGCGCCACCGAGCATCAGCATCTGCTGCGTGTGTTGCCCAGGCTGCGGCGCAAACTGGGCGGGCCGGCGATGAAGCGGCCGTCCCCCCGGGAAATGCTGCGCCTGGACCTTCAGTTGCCAAGGACCGATCTGGCGCTGTCGGTTGAATATTACGTTCAGGCGCATCTGGCGGAGGATTCGGCGCCGGTGCATTACGTCGAGAACAGCCTGATCAACTCATTGTTCGGGCTGTTGTGCTGGCCGGCGATCTTTGCCCCGTTGCCGGGAGCGTTTTTCCACCCGTTCCAGCGCGGGCCGGTGGACTTGCTCAACGAGGACTTCCATGCGCGTCGAGCTGATTTGTTTGAGGCGTGTCTCGCCGAACTCGATGACGGCCGCTATCTAGAGACAATTCGTGAACGTTACGTCGCCAAGTGGGGCGTGCAGTCACCCTTCGTGTTCTGGGGCGCGCTGAGCGAAGAACTGCTGGATCAGGCGCTCGATTGCCTGCCCGCCGAACACCTCAAGCACTGGTTCAACCGTCTGCTGCTGGACATCAAGGCCAACCGTGCCGGCATGCCCGACCTGATCCAGTTCTGGCCGCAGCACAAGACCTACCGCATGATCGAAGTCAAAGGCCCCGGCGATCGCCTGCAAGACAACCAATTGCGCTGGCTGGAGTTCTGTCACGAACATCAGATGCCGATCGCCGTCTGCTATGTGCAATGGGCGGAGCAGAGCGCTTGA
- a CDS encoding ATP-dependent DNA helicase, whose protein sequence is MSYSIAVRALCEFTAKVGDLDLRFTPSPTALEGIVGHRTVASRRSEGYQSEVALEGLYKTLKVKGRADGYDPAQNCLEEVKTYRGDLSKQPANHRQLHWAQAKVYGWLMCQKLDLGQINLALVYFDIVSEEETCLVEAFSAGELQQFFEHHGELFLQWAEQEMAHRAARNHAAQQLAFPHADFRPGQRHLAESVFKAVSTGRCLMAQAPTGIGKTVGTLFPMLKALAPQQLDKVFFLTAKTPGRKLALDAAQVILDSADAPPLRVLEMIARDKACEHPDKACHGESCPLAQGFYDRLPAARQAASELSLWNQNALREVALAHEVCPYYLSQEMARWADVVVADYNYYFDFSALLFGLAQANNWKVAVLVDEAHNLVERGRQMYSATLDQSTLNGVRKTAPDALKKPLQRVNREWNALHNLQLAPYQAYDKAPEKLLQALSSCSASIGDYLNDHPQGLDSALQGFYFDMLQFCRVAELFDEQFLFDISKRDLERKQNLSQLCLRNVVPAGFIRPRLTAARSTVLFSATLSPRHYYADLLGTPPDTVCIDVESPFHADQLKVHIVSQISTRFVHRQASLEPIVELIARQFSQRPGNYLAFFSSFDYLQQVAQLMAERHPQITLWSQSRGMAEGQRQAFLDQFTAHSRGVGFAVLGGAFGEGIDLPGARLIGAFIATLGLAQLNPVNEQMKHRMAAIFGAGYDYTYLYPGVQKVVQAAGRVIRTQQDQGVVMLIDDRFGDSKVKQLLPRWWAVEPTHFHSIA, encoded by the coding sequence TTGAGCTACAGCATTGCGGTGCGGGCGCTGTGTGAATTCACCGCCAAGGTCGGCGACCTCGACCTGCGTTTCACCCCGTCTCCGACCGCGCTGGAGGGCATTGTCGGGCACCGCACCGTCGCCTCGCGTCGAAGCGAAGGCTATCAAAGCGAAGTCGCCCTCGAAGGTTTGTACAAAACCTTGAAGGTAAAGGGCAGGGCGGACGGCTATGACCCGGCGCAAAACTGCCTGGAAGAAGTCAAAACCTATCGCGGCGACCTGAGCAAGCAGCCGGCCAACCACCGGCAATTGCACTGGGCCCAGGCCAAGGTCTACGGTTGGTTGATGTGTCAGAAGCTGGACCTGGGGCAGATCAATCTGGCGCTGGTGTACTTCGACATCGTCAGCGAAGAGGAAACTTGCCTGGTCGAGGCCTTCAGCGCCGGGGAACTGCAGCAATTCTTCGAGCATCATGGCGAGTTGTTCCTGCAATGGGCGGAACAGGAAATGGCCCATCGCGCGGCGCGCAATCACGCGGCGCAGCAACTGGCGTTTCCCCATGCCGACTTTCGTCCGGGGCAGCGGCATCTGGCGGAATCGGTGTTCAAAGCGGTCAGCACCGGTCGTTGCCTGATGGCTCAGGCACCGACAGGCATCGGCAAAACCGTGGGCACGCTGTTTCCGATGCTCAAGGCCTTGGCACCGCAGCAACTGGACAAGGTGTTCTTCCTCACGGCGAAGACGCCGGGTCGCAAATTGGCGCTGGACGCCGCGCAAGTGATCCTTGATAGCGCCGATGCGCCGCCACTGCGGGTGTTGGAGATGATCGCCCGGGACAAGGCCTGCGAACACCCGGACAAAGCCTGTCACGGTGAATCCTGCCCGTTGGCCCAGGGTTTTTATGATCGTTTGCCAGCCGCCCGCCAAGCCGCCAGTGAGTTGAGCCTGTGGAACCAGAACGCATTGCGCGAGGTGGCATTGGCGCATGAGGTTTGCCCTTATTACCTGAGCCAGGAAATGGCCCGTTGGGCAGACGTGGTGGTCGCCGATTACAACTACTACTTCGATTTCAGTGCGTTGCTGTTCGGGCTGGCCCAGGCCAATAACTGGAAAGTCGCGGTGTTGGTGGATGAGGCGCACAACCTGGTGGAACGCGGCCGGCAGATGTACAGCGCCACACTCGATCAGTCGACCCTCAACGGGGTACGAAAAACCGCACCGGATGCGCTGAAAAAACCGTTGCAGCGGGTCAATCGTGAGTGGAATGCCCTGCATAACCTGCAATTGGCCCCGTATCAGGCGTACGACAAGGCACCGGAAAAACTCCTTCAGGCGTTGTCGTCGTGCAGCGCGAGCATCGGCGATTATCTCAACGACCACCCCCAGGGCCTGGACAGCGCCTTGCAGGGTTTTTACTTCGACATGCTGCAGTTCTGTCGCGTGGCCGAGCTCTTCGACGAGCAGTTCCTGTTCGACATCAGCAAGCGCGACCTCGAGCGCAAACAAAACCTCTCGCAACTGTGCCTGCGCAACGTGGTGCCGGCGGGTTTCATCCGCCCGCGCCTGACCGCTGCGCGCAGCACGGTGCTGTTCTCCGCGACGCTGAGCCCTCGGCATTACTACGCCGACCTGCTGGGTACGCCGCCGGACACGGTGTGCATCGATGTGGAATCACCGTTCCATGCCGACCAGTTGAAAGTGCACATCGTCAGCCAGATATCTACCCGATTTGTCCATCGTCAGGCGTCCCTCGAGCCGATTGTCGAACTGATCGCCCGGCAATTCAGCCAACGCCCCGGTAACTACCTGGCGTTTTTCAGCAGCTTCGATTATTTGCAGCAAGTGGCGCAGTTAATGGCCGAACGACACCCGCAAATCACTCTGTGGTCACAGTCCCGGGGAATGGCGGAAGGGCAACGTCAGGCCTTTCTCGATCAGTTCACGGCGCACAGCCGGGGAGTCGGTTTTGCGGTGCTGGGCGGCGCGTTCGGCGAAGGCATCGACTTGCCCGGCGCACGCCTGATCGGTGCGTTCATTGCCACGTTGGGGCTGGCGCAGCTCAATCCGGTCAATGAGCAGATGAAACATCGAATGGCGGCGATTTTCGGTGCCGGTTATGACTACACCTACCTGTATCCCGGGGTGCAGAAAGTGGTGCAGGCGGCAGGGCGGGTGATCCGCACCCAGCAGGATCAAGGCGTGGTGATGCTGATTGATGACCGCTTCGGCGATAGCAAGGTTAAACAATTGTTGCCGCGCTGGTGGGCGGTTGAGCCGACGCATTTTCACTCTATTGCGTAG
- a CDS encoding zeta toxin family protein yields MSAAPNYAYTSEQVTAAFNEIKTELFRGKTAEVTPKILVVAGLQGSGKTFLLENKLLPSERYENYVRLYLPKYRQKHPQYAEMIKISVLHAYEHTEAFVLEVSTKIFTEAFTLKYNIIMECAFDDIRFATFAPLATAADYQFETHIVACTQEFAHVSSIKRALKSLESRELERFVTYKDLDASMSNARAIILAFEVASKAVSGSQISVYERGLGVLNERALRLHNTYTKAVDGTPSTAPNLYSAYGNIINNDIYTPAERDEMIKECHLALLKTQTYAQLVPDFVYNDLYAYIVKHVYR; encoded by the coding sequence ATGTCAGCTGCACCGAATTACGCTTACACCTCTGAGCAAGTTACCGCCGCATTCAATGAAATAAAAACCGAGCTGTTTCGCGGTAAAACGGCCGAGGTGACGCCCAAAATTCTGGTGGTTGCCGGATTGCAAGGGTCGGGTAAAACCTTTCTGTTGGAAAATAAACTTCTCCCGTCCGAGCGCTACGAAAATTATGTTCGCCTCTACCTGCCCAAGTATCGACAAAAACACCCCCAATACGCGGAGATGATCAAGATCAGTGTCCTGCATGCCTATGAACATACAGAGGCCTTTGTCCTGGAAGTCAGCACCAAGATCTTCACCGAAGCCTTTACCCTCAAATACAACATCATCATGGAGTGCGCGTTCGACGACATCCGTTTCGCTACGTTTGCGCCACTGGCGACGGCGGCCGACTACCAGTTCGAAACGCACATCGTTGCCTGCACGCAGGAATTCGCTCACGTATCGAGTATCAAGCGGGCACTTAAAAGCCTGGAAAGCCGTGAACTTGAACGATTTGTCACCTACAAGGACCTCGACGCCAGCATGAGCAATGCGCGAGCGATCATTCTGGCCTTTGAGGTCGCCTCGAAAGCTGTTAGCGGCTCGCAAATCTCCGTGTATGAACGCGGCCTCGGCGTATTGAATGAGAGGGCACTGCGTCTGCATAACACCTACACCAAGGCTGTCGATGGCACCCCCTCGACAGCGCCGAACCTGTACAGCGCCTATGGCAACATCATCAACAACGACATCTACACCCCTGCCGAGCGTGACGAAATGATCAAGGAGTGCCACTTGGCGTTACTCAAAACTCAAACCTACGCCCAGCTTGTCCCTGACTTCGTCTACAACGACCTGTACGCCTACATCGTCAAACACGTGTACCGATAA
- a CDS encoding DJ-1/PfpI family protein, translating into MILILLPTCDYDPTESSVPWQAMRQAGIEVRFASPEGLPAYADSRLVDIGFGPLNPLLMTRKADLASYARMIEDPTFRNPLSYDDVDPGEFHGLLIPGGHAKGMRSLLESEQARRIVLHFFKADKPVAAVCHGVLLLARTLDPVSGFSVLQGRKVTALVANAMELPAWAITAAWLGRYYRTYPQTVEAEVTAALSSPTDFLRGPFLAVRDSADRPQRGFVVRDGQLLTARWPGDCHRFAAEWIRLIGTRV; encoded by the coding sequence ATGATTCTGATTCTGTTACCGACTTGCGACTACGATCCCACTGAGAGCAGCGTTCCGTGGCAAGCCATGCGCCAGGCCGGCATCGAGGTGCGCTTCGCGTCACCCGAGGGACTGCCCGCCTACGCCGACTCGCGCCTGGTGGACATCGGCTTCGGCCCATTGAACCCGCTACTGATGACACGCAAGGCCGACCTTGCCAGCTACGCCCGGATGATCGAAGACCCGACATTTCGCAATCCGCTGTCCTATGACGATGTCGACCCCGGCGAGTTCCACGGGCTGCTGATTCCCGGCGGACATGCCAAGGGCATGCGCAGCCTGTTGGAGTCCGAGCAGGCCCGACGGATCGTCCTGCACTTTTTCAAGGCAGACAAACCGGTCGCAGCGGTCTGTCACGGCGTGCTGCTGCTTGCCCGCACGCTTGACCCCGTCTCCGGGTTTTCAGTGTTGCAGGGTCGCAAGGTCACCGCATTGGTGGCCAATGCCATGGAACTGCCTGCCTGGGCAATCACCGCCGCCTGGCTCGGACGCTACTACCGAACCTATCCCCAAACGGTCGAAGCCGAAGTCACCGCAGCACTGTCCAGTCCGACGGATTTCCTGCGTGGGCCATTCCTGGCAGTGCGTGATTCGGCGGACCGGCCACAACGAGGTTTCGTCGTCCGTGATGGCCAGTTGCTGACCGCTCGCTGGCCGGGAGACTGTCATCGCTTCGCCGCCGAATGGATACGACTTATCGGTACACGTGTTTGA